Proteins encoded by one window of Methermicoccus shengliensis DSM 18856:
- a CDS encoding HEPN domain-containing protein: protein MKKYEREIRALIIKAERSLRAAKSLLRSGDYDFGVSRAYYAMFYCTEALLLTKDLRFSKHSAVIAYFGKEFVKEGLLSEELHKYLVKGFRERQKGDYEVITMPNRDEAEDLVDKAEIFLNETKDYLINIGYYL from the coding sequence ATGAAGAAATACGAAAGGGAAATAAGAGCCTTAATAATAAAAGCTGAAAGGAGTCTCAGGGCAGCAAAAAGCTTGCTGCGTTCCGGAGATTATGATTTTGGGGTTTCGAGAGCGTACTACGCTATGTTTTACTGTACCGAGGCTTTACTCTTAACAAAGGATTTAAGATTTTCAAAACACTCTGCCGTTATTGCTTACTTTGGTAAAGAGTTTGTTAAAGAGGGGTTACTTTCAGAGGAGCTTCATAAATATCTCGTTAAAGGATTCAGGGAAAGACAGAAAGGAGACTATGAAGTTATAACTATGCCAAACAGGGACGAAGCTGAAGATCTGGTAGACAAAGCAGAGATATTTCTGAACGAGACAAAAGATTACTTAATAAATATAGGATATTATTTATAA
- a CDS encoding UPF0175 family protein, whose product MKTCEQKMGAVEYILNASEKLGYRKEDLLRDAINMFLAANKELREKIAMELYKEGEISLGKASEMAGLSYEEMKELLIKNNITIRRGPESAKELREKAKRLSML is encoded by the coding sequence ATGAAAACATGTGAACAGAAAATGGGAGCAGTAGAATATATACTGAATGCTTCGGAAAAACTGGGTTACAGAAAAGAGGATTTGCTACGTGATGCAATAAACATGTTCCTGGCTGCAAATAAGGAACTGAGAGAAAAAATAGCCATGGAATTGTATAAAGAAGGTGAAATAAGTCTCGGTAAAGCATCAGAAATGGCTGGACTGTCTTACGAGGAGATGAAAGAGCTTTTAATCAAAAATAATATCACGATAAGGAGGGGGCCAGAATCGGCAAAAGAGCTGAGAGAGAAAGCAAAGAGGCTAAGCATGCTTTAG